The Streptomyces sp. NBC_01439 genome contains the following window.
CGGCTGGGCAAGGGCGAGCGCTGGGTCGCGACGGAGGACGGGGCGCTGATCGGCACGGTCACCGTGTCCGCCCCGCATCGAGACGCCCGGGAGCCAGTGCTGTGACCGGGTCCCCGGTGAGGTCCGGGAAGCGCTCCAGCAGGGCCGTTCAGGGGGCACCCCGGTGCGTGTGGGACCCGCCTGCACGGCTATCGGCCCGGGCGGTGGCAGGAAGGAGGTATGAGCCTCCATCGCCGCCAAGTCCTGGGCAGCGCGGCCGCGGCCGTCCTCGCCACCGTCGGAGCGGCGGCCCGGACCCCGGACTACGGGGCGCTGGCGCGCGGCGTGGACGGGCGCGTGGTGCTCCCCGGGGACCGGGACTACCCGGAGGCCCGCCGGCTGTTCCAGCCCCGGTACGACACCGTCGCTCCGGCCGCGGTGGCCTATCCCGCGCACGCCGGGGACGTGGCCGTCTGCCTGGACTTCGCCCGCCGCTCGGCCGCGCCCGTGGTCCCGCGCGGCGGCGGGCACAGCTACGCCGGCTGGTCCACGCGATCCGCCGGGCTGGTGGTCGACACCGGGGCCATGGCCGCGGTGTCGGTCGACGGCGACGGCGGGGAAGGCGGGCAAGGCGGGCAAGGCGGCGTACGGATCGGCGCCGGGGCCCGGCTCGGGGACGTGCACGCGGCCCTCGCCCCGCACGGCAGGTCCGTCCCGACCGGGCTGTGCCCCTCCGTCGGCATCGCCGGACTCACCCTCGGCGGCGGCCTGGGCCTGGCTTCGCGGGCGTACGGGACCACCTCCGACCGGCTCACCGGGGCCCGGGTGGTCACCCCCGACGGGATCGTCCGCGAGGTTTCCGCCGACCGGGATCCGGAGCTCTTCTGGGCGCTGCGCGGCGGTGGCGGCGGAAACTTCGGCGTGGTCACCGAGTTCCGCTTGCGCACGCACCCGGTCGACGCGTGCGCCTTCGCCGAACTCCGCTGGCCCGGCGGTGACTCCGCGGCCGTGCTGCGCGGCTGGCAGCGCTGGCTGGCCGGGCTGCCGGACCCGTTCTGGAGCCAGGTGGAGTTCACCGTCGAGGCGGGTGCCGGAGCCGGGGTACCACCGGCGGTACGGGTGGTGTGCCTCGACGGGCGTCACGAGCTGGAGCGGCAGTTGACCCGGCTGTCCGACCTGGTCGGCGGGGCACCGCGGGACAGCTGGATCACCGTACGCAGCCACGAGGACACCGTCCGGGTCATGTCCGGCTGCTCGGAGCTGGGCCCGGCGCAGTGCCGGCTGCCGGGCACCCTGCCGGGCCGGGACCCGCAAGGGCGGCTCGGCCGCGACTCGTACGCCGCACGGTCCGACTTCTGGGCGGGCGGCGGACTGCCGGACGCGGCGATCGGCGCGGTGCTGGACGCCGTGCGGCGGTACGGGGCGAGCGTGCCCGGGGGCGGCCTGGGCGTGGTCCAGTTCGACGGGGTCTGCGGCGGCGCGGTGAACCGCGTCCCGGCCGGCTCCACCGCCTTCGTCCACCGCGACAGCGCCTTCCTCGCCCAGTACCTCGCCTACTGGCCCGAATCCGCAGCGGCGGCCGAGGTCGCCCGGCACCAGGGCTGGCTGGACGGGCTCTGGCAGGACCTGCGCCCCTGGGCGAGCGGCCGCGCGTACCAGAACTACACCGACCCGAAGCTCACGGGCTGGCGCGAGGCCTACTACGGCCCGAACCTCGCGCGCCTGCAGCAGGTCCGGCGTGTCTACGACCCGGACCGGCTCTTCCGTTTCCCCCAGGCCCTTTAGGGAGTGTCCGGCATGCGACGTACGTTGACGATGGCCGTGGTGGCGGCCGCCCTGCTGGTGTCGGGGGGGCCGCTGCCCGTGGCCGAGGCCGGAGGCGTCGCCGCCCCGGTGGCCGTGGGCCGCTGGTCGGCGCGCGAGGCGCAGTCCTTCTGGAGCGCCGAACGAATGGCCTCCGCAGCACCGTTGCCGCCCGTACCGCCCGCACGCGTGGATCCCGCGCCGCCCGCGGTGCCCGAACGCCCGGAGCCGGCCGAACCGATCGGAGGGGCCGAACCGGCCGAACCGGTCGAGGCGGTCGAGGCGGTCGAGGCGGTCGAGGCGGTCGAGGCGGTCCCGATCGCCACGCCGACCCCCGCCGCGACAGGGCTCCCGCTGCCCACCACGACACCCGCGCCGGCTTCCGCTCCCCCTCCCGTCCCCACTCCTCCCGCCGTTCCCGTGCCCGTGCCCGCCCGCGCGCCAACGGCTCCGGCTCCGCTTCCCGCCCCGGCACGCCCGGCCGTTCCGCGGCTGCCGGCCCTCACCACCGGCATCGGGCAGAACTTCGACGGCATCCCGGTCACCGGCCGGATGTTCCTCGTCAAGGCCGGTGGGACCTACTTCTGCACCGCCAGCGTGGTCTCCTCCCCCGGCCGCAACCTGGTGCTCACCGCGGCGCACTGCCTGCTCGGCTCCGACACCCAGCAGGTGGCCTTCGTACCGCAGTACACCCGGGCGAAGCCGCAGCCGTACGGCCTGTTCCCGGTCCTGCGGGACGCGGACGGGCGCTCCAAGATCTGGATCGACCCGCGCTACCGCTCCCAGGGCGTCGACCGCGCAGCAGCCCTCGACGCGGCCTTCGCCCAGGTGGGTCCGAACGCCCGCGGCTTCTCGGTGGAGGACGTGGTGGGCGGGAACCGGCTGCGGACCGGGGCCGGTTACGCGCACGCACGGGTCACGTTGATCGGCTACCCGGCCTCGGCCGCCCGGCCGCGGGTGTGCGTCAACCGGACGACGAAGTTCACCAGTGCCGACGCGCGGATCCCGGGATCGTTCCTGCGGATCGACTGCACCGGCTATCCCGGCGGGACCAGCGGCGGCCCGTTCCTGACCCGCTACGACGCGCGCACGGGGACCGGTGACGTGGTGGGGGTCATCGGCGGCTGGAAGACCGGCGGGGACAAGGTCGACACCTCGTACAGCTCCTACTTCGGCGCGGACATCAGGAAGTTGTACGAGAAGGCGGTAGCCGGGGCGAAGGCGCGGCGGTGAGCACCCTTGCCCGGCGGGTCCGGCGCGGGTTGCCGACCGTGCGCGGGGTCGCGACGGGCCCGTCGCCGTTCAGCGCGTCGGCGGGCGCGAGGCCGAGCCGGCGGCGCAGGTCGGCGAGGGCCGCATGGACGGGCGCGAGGACCACCTCGGCGCCCGGGTCGAGGGACGCGAGGGCGTGCGCGGTGGTCTCGATCGCCTCCGCGGCGTCCTCGGCGGCGGCCCGGCTCCATCCACCGGGCGCGCCGGTACCCCAGGGGGCGATGGTGTCGTAGAGGTGGCAGGCGGCATCGGCCACGGCGTCGGCCCGTTCACCGACGCCCGGCGCCGCGATGGTCGGCAGTTCCATGCCGGGTCAACGAGCCGATGCCGCCCTGGGTGCGTACGGACGGGTGCCGAAGGACCGGGGACTACCGCGCGGACGCGGCCCGGCGGATCCGCCGGGCGACGGCGTGCGAGGCGGCGGTGGCCGCGCCCGCGAGGGCTAGGCCCGAGACGACGTCGCGCGGCCGTGTGGGCCGCAGGACCCCGGCCCGGCGCAGTCGGCCGCGCGCCCACAGGGTGAAGGGCACCACGAGCAGTGGTGAGGTGACCACGCCGGGGGTGTAGCCGCGGGTGGCGACGGCCTGGGCGACGTGCACGAGGCCGTGTAGGCCGAAGCCGTTCAGCGAGGTCTGGTAGAAGGCGGAGCGCCCGCCGGTGCGGTACCCGTCGGCCGAAGCGGCAGCGACGATGAGTCCCATCACGGCGACCGCGGTGGCGAACTCGCGGCCGTTCACCGCTTCCATGCTCCGCCAGACCCGGTCGGGGACGCCGGGGTGGCGCTCGCGCAGGGCGGGGACCCGGGTCCGGGACCAGCGCGCCACGGTGGCCACTTCTTCGAGGTCATGCACGGCCCAGGCGGCGAACAGTCCTAAGGTGACGGCGCTCGGCGATATCGGGGGGCGGGAAGCGTCAGCGTTCATACGGCCACAGTCTGCAGCCACAGGGGCAGCAACAGAAGCGACACGAGCGAACTCTTGATCACGATCGACGCGGAGAGGTCGACGCCGACGTCGTAGCGCTGGGCGAAGATGAACAGGTTCTGCGGGGTCGGCATCGCCGCGATCAGGACGAGGTACGCGAGCCACTCGCCCCGCACACCGACGAGCAGCCCGCAGACCGCCCAGGTCAGCAGCGGGAACACCAGGCACTTGAAGCCTACGAGGGCGAGTTCTTCGCGCGTGGTGCCCCGCAGCTGGAGGCCGAGGCCGCCCAGGTGGAGGCCCAGGGCGAACAGGGCCACCGGGGAGGCGCTGTCCCCGACGAACGCGGCGCCGTCCAAGGCGACGGCCGGGACCCGGACCGAGAGCAGGTTGAGCAGGATCCCCGCGTTGCAGGCGAGGACCAACGGGGTCGCGAGCGAGGCGCCGACGGCGCGGGAGAGACGGCGCCCCGGGCCGCCCGCCGTCGGGCCCGCACGGCCCAGTTCCATGAGGGCGATGACGACCAAGGACAGTACGCAGACCTGGAACAGCAGGATCGGGAAGATCGGCGCCGCCGTCCCGAACACGGTGATGAAGACGGGGACGGCGAAGTAGGCGGTGTTCACCTGCACTCCCGCCATCACCCGCAGCGCCACGTCGCTGGGCTCGCGCAGGCCGTGGGCGACCGCCGCCACGGCCACCGCCACCACGGCGAGGGCCGCGGCCCCCGCATAGCCGCCGATCGCCCGCCAGTTGAACAGGGCCCCGAGATCGCTGGCGTAGATGTTGCCGAAGAGGTAACAGGGGACGGCGAAGAGGAAGGCGTAGTCGGAGAAGACCTTCGAAGCCTCGGCCGGAACGATCTTCCGGCGGGCGAGCAGCACGCCGCCGCCGAACGCCAGCAGCACCGGCACCAGTTTCTCCAACGCGGCAGCGCCACCCATGCCCGTATCCCCCATGATCGACAGGCGAGCAGCCTAGCCCCACCCGCCTTCCGGCCCTCCGGCACATAGGCTGGCCCGATCATGAGCGACGAACCCCGTAACCGGCTGCGCAGCCGCACCCGCGCAGGCATCCGTTCCTCCTCGGCGGCCGGCGCCCGGGTGCCCGGCGCGCTGGCGCGGCTGGCCGTCGTGCTGCGCACGCCGGCCGGGGCGGCGCAGCCCCTGTTCGCGCAGGCACCCGGGCGGTGGCAGCGGGCGCTGCCGTTCGTCGTCGTCGGCATCTTCGTCGTCACCCTGCTGCCGGTGACGATCGCGGTGCTGTCCGACGACTACGGGGTCGGCGGCGGTTGGGCGGGCGCGCTGGCCGTGGCGCAGACCGTGCCGCTGCTCCTCGCGCTGACCCGGCCGGTGCACGCCTGGCTCGTCGTACTGATCGCCGACACCGTCGCCGCGGTGCTGCTGATCGGCGCCGACGAGGTGGCCGGGCATTCCTGGCCGTGGCCGCCGATGACCATCGTCGGCTACCTGGTGCTGATGGCCTGCCTGGGACTGCGCGAGTCCGTCCGGACCCTGGTCGGGGTGTGGCTGGTGACCGGCGTCGTCGGTACCGTCCTGGGCTTCTCCCCGCCCGCGGGCGTGACGAACACCGCCGCCCTGCTCTTCGTGCTCAGCGGCGTCATGCTGGTCCTGACGGGCGCGCTGCGCGGGGTCGGTGACGCGCAGCAGCGGGTCGCCGAGCAGGAGAGCATCAGCGAGGCGGAGCGGTCCCGGCGGACCTTGCTGGAGGAACGGGCCCGGATCGCGCGCGAGTTGCACGACGTGGTGGCCCACCACATGTCGGTGATCACCGTGCAGGCCGATTCGGCGCCGTACCGGGTCCCCGGCATGTCGGAGCCCGTACGGGAGGAGTTCGCGGCGATCGCGGCGAGCGCGCGGGAGTCGTTGGGCGAGATGCGGCGGCTGCTGACCGTGCTGCGCGGCGACGGCGCGGGCGGGGCGGACGGCGCCGACGGCGAGCGGGCCCCGCAGCCGGGCATCGACCGGCTCCAGCAGTTGGTGGAGGCGACCGTACGGGCCGGGCAGCCGGTGGAACTGTCGCTGGCGGCCGGGGTGGCCGGGGCCGCGCCACCGGCGGTGGACCTGTCGGCGTACCGGATCGTGCAGGAGGCCCTGGCCAATGTGGTGCGGCACGCGCCCGGCGCTCCCACCCGGGTCTCGGTGACGGTGGACGAGGACGAGGTCCTGGTGCTCGTGGTCAACGGTCCGGCGCGGGACGCCGTGGTGGAGCTGGAGGGTTCGGGCACGGGGCACGGTCTGGTGGGGATGCGCGAGCGCGTACGGTTGACCGGCGGGACGCTCGACACGGGCCCGCTGGCCGACGGCGGCTTCCGGGTCGCCGCCCGGTTGCCCTTGAACGATCCGACCGAGGACCCCAGTTGACCATTCGCGTGATCATCGTCGACGACCAGGCCATGGTGCGGGCCGGGTTCGCCGCCCTGCTGTCGGCACAGGCCGACATCGACGTGGTGGGCGAGGCGCCCGACGGGCGGCAGGGGGTGCGGCTGTCCCGTTCCACGCACCCCGATGTGGTGCTGATGGACGTGCGGATGCCGGAGATGGACGGGCTCACGGCGGCCCGGGAGATCCTCGATCCCCCGCCCGGGGTGGTGCACCGGCCGAGGGTGCTGATGCTGACCACCTTCGACATCGACGACTACGTGTACGAGGCGCTGCGCGCGGGGGCCTCCGGGTTCCTGCTCAAGGACGCCCCGCCGGCCGATCTGATCGCCGCGGTCCGGGTGGTCGCCTCGGGCGAGGCGCTGCTGGCGCCTTCGGTGACGCGGCGGCTGATCGCGGACTTCGTCCAGCAGCGCCCGGCGCCGCGCAAGGACCCGGCGCTGCGGCTGAAGGGGCTCACCCCGCGCGAGACCGAGGTGTTGGAGCTCATCGCGCGGGGGCTGTCGAACCAGGAGATCGCGGGGCACCTGGTACTGGCGGAGCAGACGGTGAAGACGCACATCGGGCGGGTGCTGGCCAAGCTCGACCTGCGGGACCGGGCGCAGGCCGTGATCTTCGCGTACGAGGCGGGGCTGGTGCGGCCGGGCGACTCCGGCTGAGTCCGCCGGCACCGCCGCCGCAGGGCGCCCGTGCTCTTCCGGTCCGTCATGCGTGCGCACGGGCCGGTGTGGTGCCCGAGGGCCGAGCCAGGCATCGCAGGCACGGGACCTCGGAGCGTCCTGTCGGTCGGGGCGGATCGACGCCCGGTGCGTGCGTCGCGGGCACCGCGAGCCCGGCGGGGCACCCGCGAGGACGTGTCCGCGAGGTAGCGCCGGCCGCCCCGGGGGGGGCGGGCCCCGCGGTGTCTGGGGCCGTGCATCTCCCCCGGCTACCGCTGGGAGGACCCGGACAGAGTCTGGGGGATGCGGTGCAGTGCCAGGTGTCGCGGGGCGGGCGGGACTTGGCGGACACAGCCTACGGCAGGCCGGCCAGGGTCTCGCAGCCGGTGGCGAAGTCGGTTCCGCCTTCGCCGTCGCAGGCGTCCGGGCCGTCCGGGCCGGCGGGGCCCCCGGAGAGGAAGTCGCCGGCGGGGCCCGCCTTGAGGGTGTCGACGCCCTCGCCGCCGTCGAGGAAGTCGGCGCCCCCCGCCGTTCCCGCGCTCGCCGTGCCGGTGAGGTCGACGTTGTCGCCGAAGACGCGGTCGTTCCCGGCGCCGCCGCTGATGGTGTCGTTGCCCGCGGCGGTGCGGCGCGCATCGGCCGGGCCGCTGTCTCCGACGAGGAACTCGTCGGAGGCTCCGCCGATGATCCGGTCGTTCCCGGCGCCGATCGCGCGACCCCCCGCCGGGTTGGTGACGGTGTGGTCGCCGATCGCCGAGACCCCGCCGTCGGCGCCCAGGTCCAGCAGGTCGTTGCCGCCGCTGCCGATCGCGTTCCGTGCGGCCTCGCTGTCCCCCGTCATGGTCTCGGACCCGGGCCCTCCGAGCAGTACGTCGCTCCCGGCGCCCGTGGCGTTGCCGGCGGACGCACCGGAGTCACCGAGCAGGGCGTCGTCGCCGGGGCCGCCGTCGATCCGGTCGGCTCCGCCGCCCACCGCGTTCAGTCCTCTGCTGTCCCCCGTCAGCCGGTCGTTGCCGGGGCCGCCGATGAGCTGGTCGTTTCCGCCGCCCTCGGCGTTGCCGCCGGGGGCGTAGCTGTCGCCGGTGAACTGGTCGTCCCCGTCGCCTCCGAGCAGGCGGTCGTTGCCGCCGCCCGTGGCGTCGCCGGTCGGGCTGAAGCTGTCGCCGCGCAGCTGGTCGGCGCCCGCGGAGCCGTCGATCTGGTCGTTGCCGAGTCCGCCGATGAGGACGTCGTCACCCGCCAGCCCGCAGATCAGGTCGTCGCCGCCCTGGCCGTGGATCGTGTCCGGGCCCGGAGTGCCGACGATCACGTCGTTGCCCGGGGTCCCGTCGGTGGTCGCGCCGGGGGTGGTGACGACGAGGGTGGCGGGTACGCCGAAGCAGGTCACCGCCCGTGCGCTGACGTTCCCGGTCCCGAGGAGGACGAGGGATCCGGCGGCCAGGGCGCAGGCGAAGCCGGCGGCGGCCGCCCGGCGGGGGCGAGGTCCCGGTCCGGACTCCCGCTGATGTTCCCAGTGGGGCATCGTCTGCACTCCCTTGGCCGCAATTAGTCGGACTATCGCCATAACTAGCCGCGGCGCGGGCCTCGGCGACGCCGACACACTGACGGGCTCGGGCAGACGGCTGACGGGGATCGCACCCGTGGAGCAACGGCGAGCCGTGCCGGGCACCGGGCACGACAGGGGCGGGGCCGGGCAACGCCGGAGCGAGCGGTCGGACCCATCAGCGGGCCGGGAAAGGACTCCGTCTCCTCCACCCCCTACCGGGGTATGACATCCGACTTGGCTCCCTGGTCGGACGTGGACGCGGATACCCCCTACCTACCTTCCCCCTCGTCACGAGGAGAGGAGAAGGGGCATGCGCCGCTTCGGAAGGACGCTGGTCACGGCCGCACTGGCGGTGGCCCTCGTCGGGGGGACCGCCGGGTGGGCTTCGGGCGACAGCCAGGCAGCGGTCACCGGACCGCCGCCCGGCACCGCCGCCTGGCGGGCCGACCTGGTGTCCGGCCGGGCGCTGCCCGATCCGGCGACCGCCGCGCCGGGCGAGGTGGCCGCCTTCTTCGCCGGGCTGGACGACACCGCGCGGCGGCAGTTGCTGCGGTCGCACCCGCTGGTGGTGGGCAATCTGGATGGGGCGCCGCTCCCCCTGCGGTACGAGGCCAACCGGATCGCCGTGGCGGCCACGGGTGAGGCGCGCTACGCCTCCCTCGCCGCGCCGGAACGGCAGATCCTGGCCTTCGACCCGCGCGGCCGGGGGCAGGTGGCCGAGGTGTTCGGGGACTTGGAGCATGCGGAGCACGTCTCGGTGATCGTGCCGGGTTCGGACAACGACGCCGCCAGCTACGACGCCCAGCGCAAGCCCCACACCGGCCCGGCCGGGATGGCCCGAGCGCTGCGCGAGGCGACCGGGTCCGTGTCCAGGTCCGGGTCCGGGTCCGGGTCCGGAACCGGGGCCGGGACCGGGGCCGCGGCCGGGACCGGCGGGGCCACCGCCGTCATCGCGTGGATCGGTTACACCACCCCGGTCGGTGTCGGCCTGGACGCGGCCGACGGCCGCCTCGCCCGGGCCGGAGCGGCCCGACTGGCCCGGTTCACGGCGGGACTCGACGCGGTCGGCGCGCCCGACCCGGTGCTGTTCTGCCACAGCTACGGCTCGGTGGTGTGCGGGCTCGCGGCCCGGCACACCGACGCCGCCGACATCGTGGCCTTCGGTTCTCCCGGGATGCGCGCCGACACCGCGGCCGGCCTCGGCAGCGGGGCCCGCGTCTGGGCGGCCCGGGGGCCGTCCGACTGGATCGCCGACGTCCCGAACGTCGAGTTCGCGGGGATCGGCCACGGCGCCGACCCCACGTCCGCGGCCTTCGGCGCGCGCCGGGTACCGGCGGGCGACGTAGTGGGCCACACCGGCTACTTCGTGCCCGGCACCCAGTCCCTGGCGGCCTTCGCCGCCATCGCGAAGGGAGCGGCCCGATGAGCGCCCGCGCCACCCTGGCCCCGCTGCGGAAGGCCGCCGCACGGATCGACGGCCGGACCCCCGCCCACCGCGACCGGGCGATCGACGGGCTGCGCGCCCTGGCGCTGCTGGCCGTACCCACCGGCCACTGGCTCCTCGGCGGCTTCACCCTCGACTCCGACGGCGGCCTGCACAACGCCAGCCCGCTGTCCGCGGTCGGCGGCCTGGCCCCGGCCAGCTGGGTGCTCCAGATGCTGGGCATCTTCTTCCTCGTCGGCGGGTACGCCTCGGCGCTCTCCTTCGGGCGCCGCACCGGGTCGGCGGGCGCCTGGCTGAAGGGCCGCATCGTGCGGCTGGGGCGGCCGGTGCTCGGGGTGACCGCGGTGTGGGCGCTGGCCGCGCCCGTGCTGTACGCGGCCGGGGTACCGGAGGCATCGCTGCGGACCGGGGCCACGCTGGTGGTCCAACCGCTGTGGTTCGTCGGGGTGTACGTGGTGGTCACCGCGCTGACCCCGTACTGCGTGCGGGCGGCGCGGCGCCTCGGCGGCTGGGCGGCCGCCCCGCTGCTCGGCTCGGTCGCCGTGGTGGACTTCCTGCGCTACGGACCGCTCGCCGAGTCCGTACCGTCGTGGCTCGCCCTGGTGAACGTGCTGCCCGGCTGGCTGTTCGCGTACCAGCTGGGCGTCTCCTGGGGCGAGCGGCGGATCGGGCGGCGCGGGGCCTGGCTGCTGCTGGCAGGCGGGACGCTGCTGTTCGCCGCGCTGCTGGCGGTCTTCCACTATCCGGCGTCGATGGTGGGCGTACCGGGTGCGGCACGCACCAACTCGCACCCGCCGTCGCTCCTGGTGCTGGCCCTGGCCTCGGCGCAGTCGGGCGCGGCGATCCTGCTGCGCGACCGGCTGGCGAAGCTGCTGGAGCGGCCCGCCCTGTGGGCCCCGGTGGTCGTGATCAACCTGTCAGCGATGACGATCTTGTGCTGGCACCAGACGGCGATGCTGGCCGCGGCCGTGCCCGGTTCGTTCGTGGGTGACCTGGCCGGGCTCACGACGGCGCCGGACAGCCTGGGTTGGGTCGCGGCGCGGTTGGCGTGGATGCCGGTGTTCGCATCGCTGTTCGTCGTGATCGCCCGCTCCGCGAGGCGGTTCGAGGCGCCGCCCCAGGAGGGAGGCCGGGCGAGCGCGCTGCGCCGTACCGTGGCCGGGCTGCTGGCGGCGGGGTTCGCGGCGTTCGCACTGGGCCTCGCCTGACCGGGGTCCCGATGGATCCCCGATACGACGAGAGCGCCGCTCCCCCGGGGGAGCGGCGCTCTCGTCACGTACGGGCGCTCCGCGTCAGGCGATCGAGGCGGCGACGATCGCGGCCACGGCGAGGTTGCAGGCGGCCGAGACCCAGACCGCCGGGTGGGGCTCCGGGTCGACGACGATGGCGCCGAGCTTGCCGGGGGTCACCAGGTCGAGCACGAGGAAGGCCACCGCCATCAGGATCAGGCCGAGCACGCCGAACGCCGCGGTGGACAGCAGGCCCTTGCCGAAGTCCGCGTACGTCGTCCAGATCGAGGTGAAGACGATGCCGCCGATGCCGAGGAGCGCGGAACTGAGGAAGAGGGCCGCGTTGCGGTTGCGCTCCTCCCAGATCTGCTTGGGGAGCTTCCCGGGCGTCAGCACGTCCACGAGGACGATGCCGAGGATCAGCAGCACCAGGCCGAGGGCGCCGTAGGCGCTGGTGCGGCCAAGTCCGTTGATGATGTCGCTCATTGAGAAGCCTGTCTCCGCGTGGATGGGAAAGTATGTGCCGTGGGGAGGCCGAATCTATCGCACGGCCCTGGCGCGGACCATGGGGAGGTCAGCGAATGGTAAAGGTCAGGGCCGCGCGGCCCGCCGAGGCGGCGGACCTGACCGGGCTGGTGATGCGGTCCAAGGCGCACTGGGGGTACGACGCCGACTTCCTGGCCGCGTGCGCGCCGGAACTGCGGATCCGGCCCGACGACGTGACGGCCCGCCGTGTGGTCGTGGCCGAAAACGGGCGGGGAGAGGTGCTCGGGATCGCCTCGCTGGAGGGGGCTCCCCCGCGGGCGGCGCTCGGGCTGCTCTTCGTGGAGCCGTCCGCCATCGGGCAGGGCGTGGGTCGGCTGCTGTACCGGGACGCGCTGCGGCGGGCCGTGGACCTGGGGGTGCGCCGGCTGACGATCGACTCCGATCCGCACGCGGCCGGGTTCTACCGGGCGATGGGGGCGGTGGCCACGGCCGCACCGGACGGGGGACCCGGTGGTCCGGCCCTGGTCCGGTTCGAGGCGGCTCCCGTCCCGCTCGCCGATTGGGCGCGGACCTGGACCGGTGGCGGGCGGGCCGTGCACCTGGGCAACGTCGGCGAGTTCAACGCGCAGTTCGCCGATGCCACCGTGGATCCGGAGCAGCGGCCCGCGCACCACTACGCGTGCCTCGCCGCCTTCTACAGTCCCTACCCGGCCGCGCTGGTGCTGCCGCGGCCGGTGCCACGGGGCTGGACCGAGCTGGTCTGCCGCCAGCTGGGCTGGACCGGGGTCGAGGTG
Protein-coding sequences here:
- a CDS encoding acyltransferase family protein, whose protein sequence is MSARATLAPLRKAAARIDGRTPAHRDRAIDGLRALALLAVPTGHWLLGGFTLDSDGGLHNASPLSAVGGLAPASWVLQMLGIFFLVGGYASALSFGRRTGSAGAWLKGRIVRLGRPVLGVTAVWALAAPVLYAAGVPEASLRTGATLVVQPLWFVGVYVVVTALTPYCVRAARRLGGWAAAPLLGSVAVVDFLRYGPLAESVPSWLALVNVLPGWLFAYQLGVSWGERRIGRRGAWLLLAGGTLLFAALLAVFHYPASMVGVPGAARTNSHPPSLLVLALASAQSGAAILLRDRLAKLLERPALWAPVVVINLSAMTILCWHQTAMLAAAVPGSFVGDLAGLTTAPDSLGWVAARLAWMPVFASLFVVIARSARRFEAPPQEGGRASALRRTVAGLLAAGFAAFALGLA
- a CDS encoding DUF350 domain-containing protein encodes the protein MSDIINGLGRTSAYGALGLVLLILGIVLVDVLTPGKLPKQIWEERNRNAALFLSSALLGIGGIVFTSIWTTYADFGKGLLSTAAFGVLGLILMAVAFLVLDLVTPGKLGAIVVDPEPHPAVWVSAACNLAVAAIVAASIA